The Streptomyces pratensis genomic interval GGAGCCGAAGCGCGGCAGGTCCTGGCCGGTCCCCTCACGGACCAGGTCCGGGGGACCCAGCCGGTCCCCCGGATCGACCACGGCCGCACGCCGCCCTTCCCGGGCGAGCCGGGACAGGCCGGCGTGCAGCAGCGCGAGGGCGAGCGAGTCGGCCCCGGTCACCTCACGCAGGTCGAGGACCACCGGATCGGCACGCTCCGGGCCCGACTCGTCCAGGGCGTGGAGTACCCGCTCGGCGGCGGTGAAGTCCAGGGCCCCCTGGGCGGCGACGACGCCCACCCGTTCGTGCAGCGCGCGTTCCCGACGCCCGGACGGTGCCGAGGGCAGCACATCGGCTGTGGTGACCAGTGTGACGGTGGAACCGGGCAGCGCCGGATTCTTCATGAGGTGGAGCCCGAGACGTTCCGAGACTGCGCCGAGCGCCGCATGGCCGCGGACCGAGGTGCCCGCCGCGTCCAGCAGCGGGCTGTACGCCGCCAGGCCGAAGCGCGCCGGGCCTGCGGCGATCAGGCCGCCCGAAACGCCGCTCTTGGCGGGCAGCCCGACCCTCAGCAGCCAGTCGCCCGAGGCGTCGTACATCCCGCAGGTCGCCATGACCGCGAGGACCTGCGCCGCGACCTCGGAGGAGACGACGGTCTCCCCGGTGACCGGGTTGACCCCGCCGTGCGCGAGGGTGGCGGCCATCGCCGCGAGATCGACGGCGGTGGCGCGCACCGCGCACTGCCGGAAGTAGGTGTCCACCGCGGCCACGGGGTCGACGGGCAGGTTCCCCGTGCTGCGGATCAGATAGGCGAGCGCCCGGTTGCGGTCCCCGGTCACGGCCTCGGAGCCGTACACGTCCTCGTCGACATCCAGCTTCCGCCCGGCGAACCGGCTCAGGCAGGTCAGGATGCGCTGGAACGCGGGATCCGCGCGGCTGTCGGGGACCAGGGCGGTGGTGACGATGGCACCGGCGTTGACCATCGCGTTGGCGGGCCGGCCGGTGCCGGGTTCCAGGCTGATGGCGTTGAATGCCTCGCCGCTCGGTTCGGCACCCACCCAGCGGCTCACCTCTTCGAGGCCCAGGGAGGCCAGCGCGAGGGCGTAGACGAAGGGTTTGGACACCGACTGAAGGGTGAACGGAGTGTCCGCCGCGCCGGCCCTGTAGGTGTGGCCGTCCATGCTGACGAGGGCGAGACCGAAGTCGTCGGGATCGGACCTGGCCAACTCCGGGATGTAATCGGCGCGTCGGCCTTCACGCAGACCGAGGAAGCGTCCATGGAGATCGCGCAGCGCGTCCGTGACGGCATCGGAGGCACTCACAGGGCCGCCACCGGATGCCGTACGGGCCCGCCCGGAGGACGGCACACGGGACCGCCCGTCCGGCCGGTGAATGGCTGCCCCTCCCCCGTCACTCCGCCTCGTCGCCGAAGATCTCGCGGAGCTTGGCCTCACGCTCGGTGTCGAGGTTGCTGTGCAGCAGCTCGGCGCCGCCGCCCGGCAACGACTCACTGATGCGGCTGGGCACCTCGTCGAGGGTGAGCAGGAAGAGCGCCGATGTTCCCGGCGTCACCTTCTCCTTGACCTCGGCGATGAAGTCGTCGTCGATGCCGACGTCGGCGAGCTTTCCGCCCAGCGCACCGGCCGCGGCGCCGATGGCGGCACCCAGCAGCGGCATCAGGAAGATCAGCCCGAAGAGCATTCCCCAGAAGGTGCCGCTCAGCGCCCCCGCGCCGACGAGGTTGATCAGCTGCTTGGTCTTCGGCTTGGAACGCTCGGCCGGCCAGGTCACGACGGCCGCGTCGAGAATCTTGACCAGCCCCTCCTTCTGGAGGGACTTCAGGGACGTCTCCACGCTCTCCGCGCCCTCGGCCGTCCGGAACTTCCACACCGTGAGCGTGGACATCGCATGTACCTCCGGAAGAGTGGGGGAATAATTCGCCCATACTAGGATCAAAAGGTATGTATTGACTCGTCGAACGACCGCTCTCACCCAGGGGCGGCTCTAGCACCGCGGAACCCGAACCCTCCGGGAGGGAACGATGGATACGGACGCCCTGACGCCCGGCCTGCTGCAGGAACTTCGCGCGACCAGGCCCTATCCGGCGCTGTCCCTGACGATGCCGACCCACCGCCGGGCACCGGACAACGCCCAGGACGCCGTACGGCTGCGGAACCTCGTGGCCGAGGCGGGCAACCGTCTGGACACAGACCCCCGGGTGACCCACGAGGCCCGTAGCGCGGTGAAGGCGCAGCTGGACCGCGCGGTCGCCGAGGTCGATCAGCGCCGCGCCTTGGAATCCCTAGTCATCCTCGCCGACGCCGACGAGTACCAGATCTGGCAACTGCCGCGCACAGCACCCGAACGGGTGGTGCTCAGCGACAGCTATCTCACCCGGAACCTGGTCGCGGCGAAGGCGGGAGCCCAGCTGTTCTGGGTCCTCAGCCT includes:
- a CDS encoding DUF1269 domain-containing protein; amino-acid sequence: MSTLTVWKFRTAEGAESVETSLKSLQKEGLVKILDAAVVTWPAERSKPKTKQLINLVGAGALSGTFWGMLFGLIFLMPLLGAAIGAAAGALGGKLADVGIDDDFIAEVKEKVTPGTSALFLLTLDEVPSRISESLPGGGAELLHSNLDTEREAKLREIFGDEAE
- the glsA gene encoding glutaminase A, which gives rise to MSASDAVTDALRDLHGRFLGLREGRRADYIPELARSDPDDFGLALVSMDGHTYRAGAADTPFTLQSVSKPFVYALALASLGLEEVSRWVGAEPSGEAFNAISLEPGTGRPANAMVNAGAIVTTALVPDSRADPAFQRILTCLSRFAGRKLDVDEDVYGSEAVTGDRNRALAYLIRSTGNLPVDPVAAVDTYFRQCAVRATAVDLAAMAATLAHGGVNPVTGETVVSSEVAAQVLAVMATCGMYDASGDWLLRVGLPAKSGVSGGLIAAGPARFGLAAYSPLLDAAGTSVRGHAALGAVSERLGLHLMKNPALPGSTVTLVTTADVLPSAPSGRRERALHERVGVVAAQGALDFTAAERVLHALDESGPERADPVVLDLREVTGADSLALALLHAGLSRLAREGRRAAVVDPGDRLGPPDLVREGTGQDLPRFGSREEAAEHCAQAVAGPV